A stretch of Gossypium hirsutum isolate 1008001.06 chromosome A06, Gossypium_hirsutum_v2.1, whole genome shotgun sequence DNA encodes these proteins:
- the LOC107933603 gene encoding protein ROOT HAIR DEFECTIVE 3 codes for MATSVECCSTQLIDGDGSFNVTGIEKLIKEVKLNECGLSYAVVSIMGPQSSGKSTLLNHLFHTNFREMDAFKGRSQTTKGIWMAKCNGIEPCTVVMDLEGTDGRERGEDDTAFEKQSALFALAVSDIVLINMWCHDIGREQAANKPLLKTVFQVMMRLFSPRKTTLMFVIRDKTRTPLENLEPVLREDIQKIWDSVPKPEAHKETPLSEFFHVEVVALSSYEEKEELFKEQVANLRQRFFHSIAPGGLAGDRRGVVPASGFSFSAQEIWKVIKENKDLDLPAHKVMVATVRCEEIANEKFNSFTECESWCQLEEASRSDLVSGFGKKLNSLLHTSLTKYDSEATFFDEGVRSLKRKQLEEKLLQLAQPAHQAILGHLRSGTLEKFKEAFEKALNGGEKFSVAARNCTESYMALFDEGYQDAFVELANWDSSKVREKLRRDIDAHVASVQAAKLAELTSSYEVRVKEALYGPVESLFDGANNETWLSIRNLLRCETESAVRGLSSALSGFDLDENARGKMITGLEDYAKGVIETKAREEAGRVVVRMKDRFSNLFAYDADSMPRVWTGKEDIRFITKTARVECLKLLSVMAAIRLDDTADNIEKILFTALLDPSSSAAAIKSNKEGDPLASSTWDQIPPSKTMITPVQCKTLWRQFMTETEYSVTQAISAQEANRRSNNWLPPPWAIVALLILGFNEFMTVLRNPLYLGLIFVGYLVIKAAWVQLDIPGQFRYGILAGILSISTKLIPTIMNILRKLSEPAPVAATGANNPPRHLTAATKALENGSIRSSTASSGNKTEYSGHNKEQ; via the exons ATGG CGACGAGTGTGGAGTGTTGTTCAACGCAACTTATTGATGGAGATGGCTCATTCAATGTTACTGGAATAGAAAAGTTAATCAAGGAAGTCAAACTTAATGAATGTGGGCTGTCCTATGCTGTGGTTTCCATCATGGGACCACAGAGCAGCG GTAAAAGCACACTGTTAAATCATTTGTTTCATACCAATTTCAGAGAAATGGATGCATTTAAGGGAAG GTCTCAAACCACGAAAGGTATATGGATGGCAAAATGCAATGGTATAGAGCCTTGCACTGTAGTAATGGATTTGGAGGGTACTGATGGAAGAGAACGTGGGGAG GATGACACAGCATTTGAGAAACAAAGTGCACTCTTTGCACTAGCGGTTTCTGATATAGTACTCATAAACAT GTGGTGTCATGATATTGGACGTGAGCAAGCTGCAAACAAGCCTCTTCTTAAGACTGTATTCCAG GTCATGATGAGATTGTTTAGTCCCCGCAAAACAACATTGATGTTTGTCATCCGTGATAAAACAAGG ACACCACTGGAAAATTTAGAACCTGTTCTGAGAGAAGACATTCAGAAG ATATGGGACTCAGTTCCTAAGCCTGAAGCACATAAGGAAACTCCATTAAGTGAATTTTTCCAT GTTGAGGTTGTTGCACTTTCTAGTTATGAAGAAAAGGAAGAGCTATTTAAAGAGCAG GTTGCTAATTTGAGACAACGATTCTTCCACTCCATTGCGCCGGGGGGACTTGCTGGAGATAGGAGGGGAGTGGTACCTGCTTCAGGGTTCTCTTTTAGTGCACAAGAGATCTGGAAAGTCATTAAGGAGAATAAGGACCTCGACCTTCCAGCCCATAAA GTCATGGTGGCTACTGTACGTTGCGAAGAAATTGCCAATGAAAAGTTCAATTCTTTCACTGAATGTGAG AGTTGGTGTCAGTTAGAAGAAGCCTCAAGGTCTGATCTTGTTTCTGGCTTTGGGAAGAAGCTGAATTCACTTCTCCACACTTCTCTAACTAA GTATGATTCAGAAGCCACATTTTTTGATGAAGGGGTGAGATCCTTAAAGCGAAAACAGCTTGAAGAAAAACTGCTCCAA CTTGCACAACCAGCCCACCAAGCCATTCTAGGACATTTAAGGTCTGGAACTCTTGAAAaatttaaggaagcatttgaGAAGGCTTTGAATGGAGGGGAGAAGTTTTCTGTGGCTGCTCGTAACTGCACTGAATCTTACATGGCTCTGTTTGATGAGGGATATCAAG atgcttttgttgagctagcaaaTTGGGATTCTTCTAAAGTCAGGGAAAAGCTACGTCGTGATATTGATGCACATGTTGCTTCTGTCCAAGCTGCTAAGCTTGCAGAGCTTACTTCATCATACGAG GTAAGGGTGAAAGAGGCATTATATGGACCTGTTGAATCACTATTTGATGGAGCTAATAATGAGACCTGGCTCTCAATAAGGAACCTTCTCCGGTGTGAAACTGAATCAGCTGTCCGTGGACTGTCCAGTGCCCTCTCTGGTTTTGACCTGGATGAAAATGCCAGGGGCAAGATGATAACGGGTCTAGAGGACTACGCCAAAGGAGTTATTGAAACAAAAGCTAGAGAAGAAGCTGGAAGGGTAGTGGTCCGTATGAAGGACAG GTTTTCAAATTTGTTTGCTTATGATGCTGATTCAATGCCACGGGTTTGGACTGGGAAAGAAGATATTCGATTCATAACTAAAACAGCTCGAGTTGAA TGCTTGAAACTACTATCCGTTATGGCCGCAATCCGGTTGGATGATACTGCTGATAATATCGAGAAAATACTATTTACTGCCTTGTTGGATCCGAGCAGTAGTGCTGCTGCGATTAAGAGCAATAAAGAAGGTGATCCACTGGCCTCGAGCACTTGGGATCAG ATCCCTCCCTCCAAGACAATGATCACACCTGTCCAGTGCAAGACGCTGTGGCGGCAATTTATGACTGAGACCGAGTACAGTGTCACTCAGGCCATTTCTGCTCAG GAAGCCAACAGGCGTAGCAACAACTGGTTGCCACCTCCATGGGCAATTGTTGCCTTGCTGATCTTGGGATTTAATGAATTTATGACTGTTCTAAG AAATCCTCTATATCTGGGTCTCATCTTTGTGGGTTACCTAGTAATAAAGGCTGCATGGGTGCAGCTCGACATTCCGGGTCAATTCCGTTATGGCATT CTTGCGGGGATTCTGTCCATATCTACCAAATTAATTCCCACCATCATGAACATTCTCCGAAAATTATCCGAGCCAGCTCCCGTGGCCGCCACCGGAGCTAACAACCCTCCAAGACACCTGACTGCAGCAACAAAAGCGCTCGAAAACGGAAGCATCAGGTCTTCAACTGCTTCATCAGGAAACAAGACTGAATACTCCGGCCACAACAAAGAACAATAA
- the LOC121230826 gene encoding NDR1/HIN1-like protein 13: protein MKDTVFPSSKQATNGGGAAKTTFPATKSQLYGATRPLYRPQPKPYRYRRSCCCSCCIWTTVTTLILLLLLAGVSAAILTLIYSPHRPTFRVSSLRVSTLKITSSSKLITNITLNVNAKNPNKELIYIYDPIAISLTTKNDVVIAKGSFGPFIHGTKNNTLLKATINGGNQELDDSSAGELRVALKNKKGLPLKMKLDTKVKAKIGGLKTPKVGIRVICEGIKVSAPKGKYPSKASISNAKCNVDLRVKVWRWTL, encoded by the coding sequence ATGAAAGACACTGTTTTCCCTTCATCCAAACAAGCCACAAACGGCGGCGGCGCCGCCAAAACTACCTTTCCCGCCACCAAATCTCAACTATACGGAGCCACCCGCCCTCTCTACCGTCCACAACCAAAGCCTTACCGTTACCGCCGGTCCTGCTGTTGTTCATGTTGCATTTGGACCACCGTCACCACCCtcatcctcctcctcctcctcgcCGGCGTATCAGCCGCCATATTAACCCTTATTTACAGCCCCCACCGCCCCACTTTCAGAGTCTCCTCCCTGAGAGTCTCCACCCTTAAAATCACGTCATCTTCCAAGCTCATCACCAACATCACTCTCAACGTCAACGCCAAAAACCCTAATAAAGAACTCATCTACATTTACGACCCTATCGCCATATCTCTCACCACCAAAAACGACGTCGTTATAGCGAAGGGCTCGTTTGGTCCCTTCATACACGGTACTAAAAACAATACCCTTTTGAAAGCCACCATTAATGGTGGAAACCAAGAACTGGATGACTCGTCGGCCGGCGAGTTAAGGGTTGCCTTGAAGAACAAGAAAGGGTTGCCATTGAAGATGAAGCTTGATACTAAAGTGAAAGCTAAAATTGGTGGCTTAAAAACACCAAAGGTTGGGATTAGGGTCATTTGCGAAGGGATTAAAGTGAGTGCTCCAAAAGGAAAATACCCATCAAAGGCTTCAATTTCTAATGCAAAATGTAATGTTGACTTGAGGGTTAAGGTTTGGAGATGGACTCTTTGA